A portion of the Trachemys scripta elegans isolate TJP31775 chromosome 11, CAS_Tse_1.0, whole genome shotgun sequence genome contains these proteins:
- the LOC117884908 gene encoding 5-hydroxytryptamine receptor 5A-like produces MAQSPAPWASRLPGQPAMDINASSAPAGGNATSELGSGAWRSREPFSIFSILILTLLVLLTIATFLWNLLVLVTILRVKTFHRVPHNLVASTAVSDVLVAALVMPLSLVKELSAGRRWRLGRALCHVWISFDVLCCTASIWNVTAIALDRYWSITRHLEYTLRARRRISNVMIGLTWALSAVISLAPLSGWGETYSPAQQRCQVSQEPSYTVFSTCGAFYLPLCVVLFVYWKIYKAARFRIGGRRRNAVLPLPERGPVKEASHEPQMVFTARHATITFQTDGETWREQKEKKAALMVGILIGVFVLCWIPFFITELISPLCSCNIPPVWKSIFLWLGYSNSFFNPLIYTAFNKNYNNAFKNLFVRQR; encoded by the exons AtggcccagagcccagctccatgGGCATCCAGACTCCCCGGCCAGCCAGCCATGGACATCAACGCGTCGTCCGCCCCGGCGGGGGGCAACGCCACCTCGGAGCTGGGGAGCGGCGCCTGGAGGAGCCGGGAGCCCTTCTCCATCTTCAGCATCCTCATCCTCACCCTGCTGGTCCTCCTGACCATCGCCACCTTCCTCTGGAACCTGCTGGTGCTGGTGACCATCCTGCGGGTCAAGACCTTCCACCGGGTGCCCCACAACCTGGTGGCCTCCACCGCCGTGTCCGAcgtgctggtggcggcgctggtCATGCCCCTGAGCCTGGTGAAGGAGCTGTCGGCCGGGCGGCGCTGGCGGCTGGGCCGGGCGCTGTGCCACGTGTGGATCTCCTTCGACGTGCTGTGCTGCACCGCCAGCATCTGGAACGTGACGGCCATCGCCCTGGACCGCTACTGGTCCATCACCCGCCACCTGGAGTACACCCTGCGCGCCCGCCGCCGCATCTCCAACGTCATGATCGGCCTCACCTGGGCGCTCTCCGCCGTCATCTCCCTGGCGCCCCTCTCCGGCTGGGGCGAGACCTACAGCCCGGCGCAGCAGCGCTGCCAGGTCAGCCAGGAGCCCTCCTACACCGTCTTCTCCACCTGCGGCGCCTTCTACCTGCCGCTCTGCGTCGTGCTCTTCGTCTACTGGAAGATCTACAAGGCGGCCCGGTTCCGGATCGGCGGGCGCCGGAGGAACGCGGTCCTGCCGCTGCCGGAGAGGGGCCCG gTGAAAGAAGCTTCCCATGAACCACAGATGGTGTTTACAGCTCGCCACGCGACTATCACTTTCCAGACAGATGGAGAAACATGGAgggaacagaaagagaaaaaagcagCTCTGATGGTTGGCATTTTAATTGGAGTTTTTGTCCTTTGCTGGATACCTTTCTTCATCACAGAATTAATAAGCCCCCTCTGTTCCTGCAACATTCCACCGGTCTGGAAAAGCATCTTTCTCTGGCTTGGCTACTCCAATTCTTTCTTTAATCCTCTTATTTATACAGCATTTAACAAAAATTACAACAATGCCTTCAAAAACCTTTTTGTAAGGCAGAGATAA